One stretch of Nicotiana tabacum cultivar K326 chromosome 18, ASM71507v2, whole genome shotgun sequence DNA includes these proteins:
- the LOC107793310 gene encoding (DL)-glycerol-3-phosphatase 2 isoform X1, producing MANQGSTDASSARKASITHVIFDMDGLLLDTEKFYTEVQEIILARYNKTFDWSLKAKMMGKKAIEAARVFVEETGISDSLTAEDFLVEREEMLQKMFPTSDLMPGSSRLIHHLHANGIPICVATGTHTRHFDLKTQRHGELFSLMHHIVRGDDPEVKQGKPSPDIFLAAANRFEGGPVDPQRILVFEDAPSGVLAAKNAGMSVVMVPDARLDSSYHEVADQVLSSLLDFNPADWGLPPFENSSTKLD from the exons ATGGCGAATCAGGGCAGCACTGATGCTTCATCTGCAAGAAAAGCCTCAATCACTCACGTAATCTTTGACATGGACGGCCTTCTTCTAG ACACGGAGAAATTCTATACGGAGGTCCAGGAGATTATACTTGCTAGGTATAATAAGACTTTTGATTGGTCACTCAAGGCAAAGATGATGGGGAAGAAGGCGATAGAGGCTGCCAGGGTCTTTGTTGAAGAGACAGGAATAAGTGATTCACTTACAGCTGAAGATTTTCTTGTAGAAAGAGAGGAAATGTTGCAGAAAATGTTTCCCACAAGTGACCTCATGCCAG GGTCCAGCCGCCTGATTCATCACCTTCATGCAAATGGAATACCAATTTGTGTTGCTACAGG TACACACACACGGCATTTTGACTTGAAAACTCAAAGACATGGTGAACTTTTTTCACTGATGCATCATATCGTTCGCGGTGATGATCCAGAAGTTAAACAAGGAAAGCCATCACCTGATATATTCCTTGCAGCTGCAAACAGATTTGAG GGTGGACCAGTAGATCCACAGAGGATTCTTGTATTTGAAGATGCGCCCTCAGGTGTCCTTGCAGCCAAGAATGCTGGAAT GTCAGTGGTTATGGTTCCAGATGCAAGGTTGGACAGTTCATATCATGAAGTTGCTGATCAGGTTTTGAGTTCTTTACTTGATTTCAACCCAGCCGATTGGGGGTTGCCTCCATTtgaaaattcatcaaccaaactAGATTAG
- the LOC107793310 gene encoding (DL)-glycerol-3-phosphatase 2 isoform X2 — protein sequence MANQGSTDASSARKASITHVIFDMDGLLLDTEKFYTEVQEIILARYNKTFDWSLKAKMMGKKAIEAARVFVEETGISDSLTAEDFLVEREEMLQKMFPTSDLMPGSSRLIHHLHANGIPICVATGTHTRHFDLKTQRHGELFSLMHHIVRGDDPEVKQGKPSPDIFLAAANRFEGGPVDPQRILVFEDAPSGVLAAKNAGMSKVQFFHMVSEPGLPNSCFIRFGVSGYGSRCKVGQFIS from the exons ATGGCGAATCAGGGCAGCACTGATGCTTCATCTGCAAGAAAAGCCTCAATCACTCACGTAATCTTTGACATGGACGGCCTTCTTCTAG ACACGGAGAAATTCTATACGGAGGTCCAGGAGATTATACTTGCTAGGTATAATAAGACTTTTGATTGGTCACTCAAGGCAAAGATGATGGGGAAGAAGGCGATAGAGGCTGCCAGGGTCTTTGTTGAAGAGACAGGAATAAGTGATTCACTTACAGCTGAAGATTTTCTTGTAGAAAGAGAGGAAATGTTGCAGAAAATGTTTCCCACAAGTGACCTCATGCCAG GGTCCAGCCGCCTGATTCATCACCTTCATGCAAATGGAATACCAATTTGTGTTGCTACAGG TACACACACACGGCATTTTGACTTGAAAACTCAAAGACATGGTGAACTTTTTTCACTGATGCATCATATCGTTCGCGGTGATGATCCAGAAGTTAAACAAGGAAAGCCATCACCTGATATATTCCTTGCAGCTGCAAACAGATTTGAG GGTGGACCAGTAGATCCACAGAGGATTCTTGTATTTGAAGATGCGCCCTCAGGTGTCCTTGCAGCCAAGAATGCTGGAAT GTCCAAGGTCCAATTctttcacatggtatcagagccaggctTGCCCAATTCTTGTTTCATCCGATTTGGG GTCAGTGGTTATGGTTCCAGATGCAAGGTTGGACAGTTCATATCATGA